The Halogranum gelatinilyticum genome includes a window with the following:
- a CDS encoding helix-turn-helix domain-containing protein encodes MRHSGSWMTIWDDRILEVIREEGSGSPKQLADSGFIHVSRAHVSRRLKKLAENGMLTALGNGVYIITEKGEQYLDGEWDAEQDRPVNAVEDEGDNGNSNGVAESGS; translated from the coding sequence ATGCGACATTCGGGTTCGTGGATGACTATTTGGGACGACAGAATCCTCGAGGTGATTCGTGAGGAGGGTTCTGGCTCTCCGAAGCAGTTGGCGGATAGCGGATTCATCCACGTATCTCGCGCCCACGTATCTCGTCGTCTGAAAAAACTGGCCGAAAATGGGATGCTCACCGCTCTCGGCAACGGTGTCTACATCATCACCGAGAAGGGTGAACAGTATCTCGACGGCGAGTGGGATGCTGAGCAGGACCGTCCGGTAAACGCTGTTGAAGATGAAGGCGATAACGGAAACAGCAATGGCGTCGCTGAATCCGGTTCGTAG
- a CDS encoding PadR family transcriptional regulator: MSEATQSREELLVSDLTAFQTNALYVIAGEEDTEQCYGLEIMRRLREVYGRVIHHSRLYTNLERLVDDDFVAKGQLDERTNFYVLTEKGQYALREYLEWQARHLGPEVSEEGDDA, from the coding sequence TTGTCTGAAGCCACGCAGTCCCGTGAGGAACTGTTGGTCTCCGACCTCACCGCGTTCCAGACTAACGCACTGTACGTTATCGCAGGTGAAGAGGACACTGAGCAGTGCTACGGGCTGGAAATCATGCGGCGTCTCAGAGAGGTCTACGGTAGGGTCATTCACCACAGCCGCCTCTACACGAACCTCGAGAGACTCGTCGACGATGACTTCGTCGCCAAAGGTCAACTCGACGAGCGCACGAACTTCTACGTCCTCACCGAGAAGGGACAGTACGCGCTTCGTGAATACCTCGAGTGGCAGGCTCGTCACTTGGGTCCAGAAGTTTCCGAGGAAGGTGACGACGCATGA
- a CDS encoding tyrosine-type recombinase/integrase, whose amino-acid sequence MTDDLEPLKPREAVKMYLDSRRNEVSDQTLQSHDYRLQKFVEWCQDNEITNMNDLGGRDLHFFRVHRREEDGLKPVTMQGQLSTLRRFLQFCATVDAVDSNLASKIILPRLKRGEEARDIKLEPDHAEAILEWLDTYHYASRKHVEVLLAWHTGMRIGAMHAIDVDDVDFEDLCIELRHRPESDTPLKNGIDGERDISITLEIGQVLHDYLEVNHFDVTDEFGRKPFLSSSHGRVSISNIRGDFYASTRPCNWGNCPHGRELAECEAINRTSASRCPSSVSAHPIRRGSITHQLRQDIPTDIVSGRVNATPEIIDKHYDRRTKRDRMEQRRQHLEKLE is encoded by the coding sequence ATGACCGACGACCTCGAGCCGCTCAAACCCCGCGAGGCGGTGAAGATGTATCTCGACTCTCGACGCAACGAGGTCAGCGACCAGACGCTGCAGTCGCACGACTATCGACTCCAGAAGTTCGTCGAGTGGTGCCAGGACAACGAGATTACCAACATGAACGACCTCGGCGGCCGCGACCTCCACTTCTTCCGCGTTCACCGCCGGGAGGAGGACGGGTTGAAGCCGGTCACGATGCAGGGACAGCTCTCGACACTCCGGCGGTTCCTGCAGTTCTGTGCGACGGTCGACGCCGTCGACTCCAACCTCGCCTCGAAAATCATCCTCCCGCGGCTCAAGCGCGGCGAGGAGGCTCGCGACATCAAACTCGAGCCCGACCACGCTGAAGCGATTCTCGAGTGGCTCGACACGTACCACTACGCGAGCCGGAAGCACGTCGAGGTACTTCTCGCGTGGCACACCGGGATGCGTATCGGTGCGATGCACGCCATCGATGTCGACGACGTCGACTTCGAGGACCTCTGCATCGAACTCCGCCACCGACCGGAGAGCGACACGCCGCTGAAGAACGGTATCGACGGCGAACGTGACATCAGTATCACGCTGGAGATCGGGCAGGTGCTCCACGACTACCTCGAGGTCAACCACTTCGACGTGACCGACGAGTTCGGACGGAAGCCGTTCCTCTCGTCTTCACACGGCCGCGTCTCGATTTCGAACATCCGCGGTGACTTCTACGCGTCCACTCGCCCCTGCAATTGGGGGAACTGTCCGCACGGACGCGAGCTCGCCGAGTGCGAGGCCATCAACCGTACCTCGGCGAGTCGCTGTCCGTCGTCTGTGAGTGCTCACCCGATTCGTCGTGGGTCAATCACTCACCAACTACGGCAGGACATCCCGACCGACATCGTGAGCGGCCGCGTGAACGCGACGCCCGAGATCATCGACAAGCACTACGACCGTCGGACGAAGCGCGACCGGATGGAACAGCGTCGTCAGCACCTGGAGAAGCTGGAGTGA
- a CDS encoding DUF5518 domain-containing protein, translating to MSTVTKQQPQRKSTLVNALIGAVVTVVVSFVPFSPIIGGGVAGYLQHGSREEGVKVGAISGVIATIPVVLAALLIASVFTIVPSGTGGLGLAVGGLVLALIVFLVAGLYTVGLGAVGGYLGAYLAEERVEDENHMDA from the coding sequence GTGTCAACAGTAACCAAGCAGCAGCCACAACGCAAGAGCACACTCGTCAACGCCCTCATCGGCGCCGTCGTCACGGTCGTCGTGTCGTTCGTCCCGTTCTCGCCGATAATCGGCGGCGGCGTCGCCGGCTACCTCCAGCACGGCAGCCGTGAAGAGGGGGTGAAGGTCGGTGCCATCTCGGGTGTCATCGCGACCATCCCCGTCGTGCTCGCGGCCCTCCTGATCGCGAGCGTCTTCACCATCGTCCCGTCGGGGACGGGCGGCCTCGGACTCGCCGTCGGTGGTCTCGTGCTCGCGCTCATCGTGTTCCTCGTCGCCGGTCTCTACACGGTCGGTCTCGGTGCGGTCGGCGGCTACCTCGGTGCGTATCTCGCCGAGGAGCGCGTCGAGGACGAGAATCACATGGACGCGTAG
- a CDS encoding FAD-binding domain-containing protein, which translates to MSRETQPTPDDSPAGGDTGDVADAEDGDGITDVDDAEDVGTAVTDESESDGTACVLWHRRDLRVADNPAVTYATREYDTVCPLFLFDPQFYTDGSLACDARRRFLHESLDDLGEQYAERGVDLVLAHGDPETILGQFVDRGWDVVTTAEPTGRYGRRRDDRLADRFGVTFVDGDGLRRGVDDPRENWSDHVETYFETDTVAPDDSGFGDHGVDSTVTTTAIEEQYDVSPEKTGVPKGGRRAGVARLDRFVDVIRSYPSSISSPSAAETGTSRLSGYLRFGCLSVREVYQRVQRDAPDGSGRSMFVSRLYWNRHYNQKLEDWPGWMDVAVNPVFRGFNRSNHDADLVETWKRGETGFPMVDASMRCLRETGWLNFRMRAMCASFFGYILEQPWRVGADWFYYHLVDADPAINYTQWQMQTGVTGVHSMRIYNPRKQVRDNDPDGEFVYRWVPELRDLPADYLDQPEKTPLHVQSECGVEVGEDYPRPIVGYEAKRQSAQDRFGKLQERASEAMADPEIRRRASFSRRGGPEPVADDDAGDGQGGGDSDQATLGSFE; encoded by the coding sequence GTGTCCCGCGAGACGCAGCCGACACCGGACGACAGCCCCGCCGGTGGCGACACCGGAGACGTTGCTGACGCCGAAGACGGTGACGGAATCACAGACGTCGACGACGCCGAAGACGTCGGCACCGCTGTCACCGACGAGAGCGAGAGCGACGGCACCGCGTGCGTCCTCTGGCATCGCCGCGACCTCCGCGTCGCCGACAACCCGGCCGTCACCTACGCCACCCGCGAGTACGACACCGTCTGTCCGCTGTTCCTCTTCGACCCCCAGTTCTACACCGACGGCTCGCTCGCCTGCGACGCCCGCCGCCGGTTTCTCCACGAGTCGCTCGACGACCTCGGCGAGCAGTACGCCGAGCGCGGCGTCGACCTCGTCCTCGCCCACGGCGACCCCGAAACGATTCTCGGACAGTTCGTCGACCGCGGCTGGGACGTCGTCACCACGGCCGAACCGACCGGCCGCTACGGCCGCCGCCGCGACGACCGCCTCGCCGACCGCTTCGGCGTCACCTTCGTCGACGGCGACGGGCTTCGTCGCGGTGTCGACGACCCCCGCGAGAACTGGAGCGACCACGTCGAGACCTACTTCGAGACTGACACCGTCGCACCCGACGACTCCGGATTCGGCGACCACGGCGTGGACTCGACGGTCACGACCACGGCAATCGAGGAACAGTACGACGTCTCTCCCGAGAAGACCGGCGTCCCGAAGGGCGGCCGCCGGGCGGGGGTCGCCCGGCTGGACCGCTTCGTCGACGTGATCCGGTCGTATCCGTCGTCTATCTCCTCGCCGAGTGCCGCAGAGACGGGCACCAGTCGGCTCTCGGGCTACCTGCGCTTCGGCTGTCTCTCCGTCCGCGAGGTCTACCAGCGCGTCCAGCGCGACGCACCCGACGGCAGCGGGCGGTCGATGTTCGTCTCGCGACTCTACTGGAACCGCCACTACAACCAGAAACTCGAAGACTGGCCCGGCTGGATGGACGTCGCGGTCAACCCGGTGTTCCGGGGGTTCAACCGCTCGAACCACGACGCCGACCTCGTCGAGACATGGAAACGCGGCGAGACGGGGTTTCCGATGGTCGACGCCTCGATGCGCTGTCTCCGCGAGACGGGCTGGCTCAACTTCCGAATGCGGGCGATGTGCGCCTCCTTTTTCGGCTATATCCTCGAACAGCCCTGGCGGGTCGGTGCGGACTGGTTCTACTACCATCTCGTCGACGCCGACCCGGCCATCAACTACACCCAGTGGCAGATGCAGACCGGCGTCACCGGCGTCCACTCCATGCGGATCTACAACCCACGCAAGCAGGTCCGCGACAACGACCCTGACGGCGAGTTCGTCTACCGATGGGTACCGGAACTCCGCGACCTCCCAGCCGACTATCTCGACCAACCCGAAAAGACACCCCTCCACGTCCAGTCGGAGTGCGGCGTCGAAGTCGGTGAGGACTACCCCCGGCCCATCGTCGGCTACGAGGCCAAACGACAGTCGGCACAGGACCGCTTCGGGAAGTTGCAGGAGCGAGCGAGCGAAGCGATGGCGGATCCGGAGATCCGTCGCCGAGCGTCGTTCTCTCGACGTGGAGGCCCGGAACCTGTTGCAGACGACGACGCGGGTGACGGGCAGGGAGGCGGCGACAGTGACCAGGCGACGCTGGGCAGTTTCGAGTGA
- the yciH gene encoding stress response translation initiation inhibitor YciH codes for MAKDDFTSITGLPEELGIDDDLQRARQLLTVRVDSRRYGKPVTLVEGFDRNTDVKSLASDLKRALACGGTVEDGTIELQGNHLRRVPDLLADRGYDVVR; via the coding sequence GTGGCAAAGGACGACTTCACAAGCATCACCGGTCTTCCGGAAGAACTCGGCATCGACGACGACCTCCAGCGCGCCCGACAGCTGCTCACGGTCCGTGTCGACAGCCGACGCTACGGAAAGCCGGTCACCCTCGTCGAGGGCTTCGACCGCAACACCGACGTCAAGTCGCTCGCGAGCGACCTCAAGCGGGCACTGGCCTGTGGCGGGACGGTCGAAGACGGCACCATCGAACTGCAAGGGAACCATCTCCGGCGCGTTCCGGACCTCCTGGCCGACCGCGGTTACGACGTGGTCCGCTAA
- a CDS encoding DUF3604 domain-containing protein, with the protein MFRDVATDGPLFKAKESVGVFVRNVPSLGTLLANRTQHFERAHAVLPSDAVVGESVELTVQAWDQCERLVDDFRGSFALAATDPDADHPEEVRFDPHNGGVTKLRELSFETPGVHYLVLTHDESGERFVTNPVRVHETEPDRRLYWGDIHLHSQISDGTGSMAKGMRFGRDVMALDVVAYTDHDTMGFFIPPSWQQKRMHRDYFDRMKSVTDDFHDPGEFVTLMAYEWTKQPNRGGHINVYFDGVDEAELFDSIATETDTYEKLWDRLREWNESGEGQALTIPHHPAEKMYPFDFSAMDYDDELAPLVEVYSQWGSSERPGSDGNQYPLAMGQGEVDEPGHYVQDALELGYRVGMVASADYHGPHPGHSLIHADAHLPSLAEWREDGLGWANIWRVWDEGSYPGGLNAFSATDLSRDGIFDALADRRVYGTTQPHRIVVDFAVDGTRVGENDSTVVVDDAETERTVEVDVAGTAPLERVEVVKNNEVLADATTLTSATEGLAASDGGVDDGDGDGDEFAVTHLENGSLAESVGDTVDLSEYVCTATVTDDEPVTGMAWDEERGTDADVYYVRVTQTDGGMAWVGPVWVEVA; encoded by the coding sequence ATGTTCCGCGACGTCGCCACCGACGGCCCGCTGTTCAAAGCCAAAGAGAGCGTCGGCGTGTTCGTCCGCAACGTCCCCTCGCTCGGGACCCTGCTGGCGAATCGAACCCAGCACTTCGAGCGCGCCCACGCGGTGCTCCCCTCGGACGCTGTCGTCGGCGAGTCCGTCGAGCTGACGGTGCAGGCGTGGGACCAGTGTGAACGGCTCGTCGACGACTTCCGCGGCTCGTTCGCGCTCGCCGCGACCGACCCCGACGCGGACCACCCAGAGGAGGTCCGCTTCGACCCGCACAACGGCGGGGTGACGAAACTCAGGGAGCTCTCCTTCGAGACGCCGGGCGTCCACTATCTCGTCCTCACCCACGACGAGTCGGGCGAGCGGTTCGTCACGAACCCCGTCCGAGTACACGAGACCGAGCCTGACCGACGGCTCTACTGGGGCGACATCCACCTGCACTCACAGATCTCCGACGGCACGGGGAGCATGGCGAAGGGGATGCGCTTCGGGCGGGACGTGATGGCGCTCGACGTCGTCGCCTACACCGACCACGACACGATGGGCTTCTTCATCCCGCCGAGCTGGCAACAGAAGCGGATGCACCGCGACTACTTCGACCGGATGAAGTCCGTTACCGACGACTTCCACGACCCCGGCGAGTTCGTCACGCTCATGGCCTACGAGTGGACGAAACAGCCCAACCGCGGCGGCCACATCAACGTCTACTTCGACGGCGTCGACGAGGCCGAGCTGTTCGACTCGATCGCGACGGAGACCGACACCTACGAGAAGCTCTGGGACCGCCTGCGCGAGTGGAACGAGTCGGGCGAGGGGCAGGCACTCACCATCCCCCACCATCCCGCGGAGAAGATGTATCCCTTCGACTTCTCGGCGATGGACTACGACGACGAGCTCGCGCCGCTCGTCGAGGTCTACTCGCAGTGGGGGTCGAGCGAACGTCCCGGCAGCGACGGCAACCAATACCCGCTCGCCATGGGCCAGGGCGAGGTCGACGAACCGGGCCACTACGTGCAGGACGCGCTCGAACTCGGCTACCGCGTGGGGATGGTCGCCTCCGCGGACTACCACGGGCCGCATCCGGGCCACTCGCTCATCCACGCTGACGCCCATCTCCCGAGTCTCGCCGAGTGGCGCGAGGACGGCCTCGGCTGGGCCAACATCTGGCGCGTCTGGGACGAGGGGAGCTACCCCGGCGGTCTCAACGCCTTCTCGGCCACGGACCTCTCGCGTGACGGCATCTTCGACGCCCTCGCCGACCGGCGGGTCTACGGGACGACCCAGCCCCACCGCATCGTCGTCGACTTCGCGGTCGACGGGACGCGCGTCGGCGAGAACGACAGCACGGTCGTCGTCGACGACGCGGAGACCGAGCGAACCGTCGAGGTCGACGTCGCCGGGACCGCGCCGCTGGAGCGCGTGGAGGTCGTCAAGAACAACGAGGTGCTCGCGGACGCGACCACCCTCACGAGCGCGACCGAGGGACTGGCGGCCAGCGACGGCGGGGTCGACGACGGCGACGGCGACGGCGACGAGTTCGCTGTCACCCATCTCGAAAACGGCAGCCTTGCCGAGTCCGTCGGCGACACGGTAGACCTCTCGGAGTACGTCTGCACGGCCACAGTCACCGACGACGAGCCGGTGACGGGGATGGCCTGGGACGAGGAGCGCGGCACCGACGCCGACGTCTACTACGTCCGGGTGACCCAGACCGACGGCGGGATGGCGTGGGTCGGCCCGGTGTGGGTCGAAGTCGCCTGA
- a CDS encoding homoserine kinase, with translation MITVRAPATSANLGSGFDVFGVALDHPADVVSVEKADETTIEVTGAGSQFIPEDPKRNTVGAVVEALDAPAHIKIDKGIRPASGLGSSAASAAAVAVGLNELYDRGLTREELVPIAGEGEAVVSGEAHVDNVCPSILGGFTIAANGDITTVPASIPLVACLPEIAVSTRDARRVVPSEASMDDVVHTVGRAATLTAGMCRNDPDLVGKGMHDRVVTPVRAELITGYEMVREAAFEAGATGVTVSGAGPGILAACHSGDRREIASAMVDAFADAGVDSRAYQTRIGDGAEVLSR, from the coding sequence ATGATTACGGTGAGGGCCCCGGCGACGAGTGCCAACTTGGGGAGCGGATTCGACGTCTTCGGTGTGGCCCTCGACCACCCGGCGGACGTGGTCAGTGTCGAGAAAGCCGACGAGACGACCATCGAGGTGACGGGCGCGGGCAGCCAGTTCATCCCCGAAGACCCCAAACGCAACACGGTCGGCGCGGTCGTCGAAGCACTCGACGCGCCCGCTCACATCAAGATCGACAAGGGCATCCGACCGGCCTCGGGACTCGGCTCGTCGGCTGCGAGCGCGGCCGCGGTCGCCGTCGGTCTCAACGAACTCTACGACCGCGGTCTCACGCGGGAGGAACTCGTCCCCATCGCGGGCGAGGGCGAGGCAGTCGTCTCCGGTGAGGCCCACGTCGACAACGTCTGCCCCTCCATCCTCGGTGGCTTCACCATCGCCGCGAACGGCGACATCACGACGGTCCCGGCGTCGATTCCGCTCGTCGCCTGTCTTCCCGAAATCGCCGTCTCGACGCGCGACGCCCGGCGGGTCGTCCCCTCGGAGGCGTCGATGGACGACGTCGTCCACACGGTCGGCCGTGCGGCGACGTTGACCGCCGGGATGTGTCGGAACGACCCCGACCTCGTCGGCAAGGGGATGCACGACCGGGTCGTCACGCCCGTCCGCGCGGAACTCATCACGGGCTACGAGATGGTCCGCGAGGCGGCCTTCGAGGCGGGCGCGACCGGTGTGACCGTCAGCGGGGCCGGTCCGGGTATCCTCGCGGCCTGCCACTCCGGGGACCGTCGGGAGATCGCCAGCGCGATGGTCGACGCTTTCGCCGACGCCGGCGTCGACTCGCGGGCCTACCAGACCCGCATCGGCGACGGCGCGGAAGTTCTCAGTCGCTGA
- a CDS encoding GNAT family N-acetyltransferase, with amino-acid sequence MHYRPIPEAHDDRVNRLLTYAFRPEAGPDPDNEDHPRPDIYHRRGLYDVAPDTSDEDLAADDLRVMCAYYDFTARIRGDFHHVGGVSAVASPPESRRQGFIGDLLAHLHRELREEGIAFAVLWPFEYEFYQRFGYGMTNQSTETRLPPEELAAVVPAPAGSFRRLAADDWAAVDDVHREWATETLSLDRTEGWWRTRTFRGWRQDPYAYGWEDESGELRGYVFYTVDEDGDDKRMTVHELAGLDEAARGQLLRFCRDHDSQVDEVRLHGHRDEPTLLDSLPDPRAAEVRIKPGPMVRIVDLEAAVDALSLAPSDVAGTVALAVSDDQYAWNDGLFVLSVDGDGVTCRRHDGGGQEDADVTVGIGALSQLVVGSRSVADLERTGDVTIETDAARDSLAAVFPSERVFLREGF; translated from the coding sequence ATGCACTACCGCCCCATCCCCGAGGCCCACGACGACCGCGTCAACCGGCTTCTCACCTACGCCTTCCGCCCCGAGGCCGGACCGGACCCCGACAACGAGGACCATCCCCGCCCCGACATCTACCACCGACGCGGCCTGTACGACGTCGCCCCCGACACCAGCGACGAGGACCTCGCGGCCGACGACCTCCGGGTCATGTGCGCCTACTACGACTTCACGGCGCGCATCCGCGGCGACTTCCACCACGTCGGCGGCGTCTCGGCGGTCGCCTCCCCGCCCGAGTCGCGCCGACAGGGCTTCATCGGCGACCTCTTGGCCCATCTCCACCGCGAACTCCGCGAAGAGGGTATCGCGTTCGCCGTCCTCTGGCCCTTCGAGTACGAGTTCTACCAGCGCTTCGGCTACGGGATGACAAACCAGTCCACCGAGACGCGACTGCCGCCGGAGGAACTCGCGGCCGTCGTGCCCGCCCCCGCCGGATCGTTCCGCCGCCTCGCTGCCGACGACTGGGCCGCCGTCGACGACGTCCACCGCGAGTGGGCCACCGAGACGCTGAGCCTCGACCGTACCGAAGGCTGGTGGCGGACTCGCACCTTCCGCGGCTGGCGGCAGGACCCCTACGCCTACGGCTGGGAAGACGAGTCGGGCGAGCTTCGCGGCTACGTCTTCTACACGGTCGACGAGGACGGCGACGACAAACGCATGACCGTCCACGAACTCGCCGGGCTGGACGAGGCGGCCCGCGGCCAGCTCCTGCGCTTCTGCCGCGACCACGACTCGCAGGTCGACGAGGTACGGCTCCACGGCCACCGCGACGAGCCGACGCTGCTCGATAGCCTCCCGGACCCCCGCGCCGCCGAGGTCCGCATCAAACCCGGACCGATGGTCCGTATCGTCGACCTCGAAGCCGCCGTCGACGCGCTCTCGCTCGCCCCCAGCGACGTGGCAGGGACCGTCGCCCTCGCCGTCTCCGACGACCAGTACGCGTGGAACGACGGGCTGTTCGTTCTCTCGGTCGACGGCGACGGGGTAACCTGTCGCCGTCACGACGGTGGCGGGCAGGAAGATGCGGACGTGACTGTCGGCATCGGCGCGCTCTCACAGCTCGTCGTCGGCTCGCGCTCCGTCGCGGATCTCGAACGCACCGGCGACGTGACTATCGAGACGGACGCGGCTCGCGACAGCTTGGCCGCTGTGTTCCCCTCGGAGCGGGTCTTCCTCCGCGAAGGGTTCTAA
- a CDS encoding rhomboid family intramembrane serine protease: MAVVSLLTWTAALVGLTGLFVLAPPVLSPPWALVTSVYAHAGPGHLVSNAVVVAVAGSLVAWSTTRLRFHAFFLTTGVLAGLAQVWLGGLFAPGVGVLGASGAAFALVGYVLAANPVSSTLLDRFRLPPRVTVLLVAVVAGGLTLLFSAPGSALVAHLTGAVLGLVAGRLRLLRV; the protein is encoded by the coding sequence ATGGCCGTCGTCTCGCTTCTGACGTGGACCGCCGCGCTCGTCGGCCTCACCGGGCTGTTCGTCCTCGCACCGCCCGTGCTCTCGCCACCGTGGGCACTCGTGACGAGCGTCTACGCGCACGCCGGTCCGGGCCATCTGGTCTCGAACGCCGTCGTCGTCGCCGTCGCGGGCAGCCTCGTCGCGTGGTCGACGACGCGCCTGCGGTTTCACGCCTTCTTCCTCACGACGGGCGTCCTCGCCGGTCTCGCGCAGGTCTGGCTCGGCGGTCTCTTCGCTCCCGGTGTCGGCGTCCTCGGTGCCAGCGGCGCGGCGTTCGCACTCGTCGGCTACGTCCTCGCGGCCAATCCCGTCTCGTCGACGCTGCTCGACCGCTTTCGCCTCCCGCCACGCGTGACGGTCCTCCTCGTCGCCGTCGTCGCAGGCGGGCTGACGCTGCTGTTCAGCGCGCCCGGCAGCGCGCTCGTCGCACATCTCACCGGTGCGGTACTCGGGCTGGTCGCCGGACGACTCAGGCTGCTTCGCGTCTGA
- a CDS encoding universal stress protein: protein MNRALVVVTDTDRSDRILREAGDIVAGNGAELVLLSVTPTEEYERTQDAVAAIGSSDVVYTIEQAEESATRKLKKAASRAFDGRDVDYHTKVVFGRKVDSILDVADAYGCDHLFIGGRRRSPTGKALFGDLTQQVLLSFDGPVTVLLGDEE from the coding sequence ATGAACCGTGCACTCGTCGTCGTCACCGACACGGACCGTAGCGACCGCATCCTCCGCGAGGCTGGCGACATCGTCGCCGGCAACGGGGCAGAACTCGTGCTCCTCTCAGTCACGCCGACCGAGGAGTACGAGCGCACGCAGGACGCCGTCGCCGCCATCGGTTCCTCGGACGTCGTCTACACCATCGAACAGGCCGAGGAGTCTGCGACACGAAAGCTGAAGAAAGCCGCCTCGCGGGCGTTCGACGGCCGCGACGTCGACTACCACACGAAGGTCGTCTTCGGCCGCAAAGTCGACAGCATCCTCGACGTCGCCGACGCCTACGGCTGTGACCATCTCTTCATCGGCGGTCGCCGCCGCTCACCGACGGGGAAGGCACTCTTCGGCGACCTGACCCAGCAGGTGCTGCTCAGCTTCGACGGCCCGGTGACGGTGCTGCTCGGCGACGAAGAGTAG
- the pdxS gene encoding pyridoxal 5'-phosphate synthase lyase subunit PdxS, translating to MPEETDLEDLKRGTELVKRGFAQMQKGGVIMDVVTREQARIAEDAGAVAVMSLEAVPADIRKRGGVARMADPAAVEEIIDEVSIPVMGKSRIGHHTEAQILEAVGVDMIDESEVLTPADDEYHIDKREFTSPFVCGARNLQEALRRIDEGAAMIRTKGEAGTGDVNQAVTHQRAIKGAIRQLTGMNHEEREKWAREHEAPADLVHETAEMGRLPVVNFAAGGIATPADAALMMHHGCDGIFVGSGIFGAEDPVEMGNAIVEAVNNWDDPETLAEIASGIGKGMKGQSNTDMKDEEKLQGRGV from the coding sequence ATGCCCGAGGAGACTGACCTCGAAGACCTCAAGCGCGGAACCGAACTCGTCAAACGAGGGTTCGCGCAGATGCAGAAGGGCGGCGTCATCATGGACGTCGTCACGCGCGAACAGGCTCGAATCGCCGAGGACGCCGGTGCGGTCGCCGTCATGTCCCTGGAGGCCGTCCCGGCCGACATCCGCAAGCGCGGCGGCGTCGCCCGGATGGCCGACCCCGCAGCCGTCGAGGAGATCATCGACGAGGTCTCCATCCCGGTGATGGGGAAGTCCCGCATCGGCCACCACACCGAGGCACAGATCCTCGAAGCCGTCGGCGTCGACATGATCGACGAGTCGGAAGTCCTGACCCCCGCCGACGACGAATACCACATCGACAAGCGCGAGTTTACCTCGCCGTTCGTCTGCGGCGCGCGCAACCTTCAGGAGGCACTCCGCCGCATCGACGAGGGCGCGGCCATGATTCGCACCAAGGGCGAGGCCGGGACCGGCGACGTCAACCAAGCCGTCACCCACCAGCGCGCCATCAAGGGCGCGATTCGCCAGCTCACCGGCATGAACCACGAGGAGCGTGAGAAGTGGGCCCGCGAGCACGAGGCCCCCGCCGACCTCGTCCACGAGACCGCCGAGATGGGTCGGCTGCCCGTCGTCAACTTCGCGGCCGGTGGCATCGCCACGCCCGCCGACGCGGCACTCATGATGCACCACGGCTGTGACGGCATCTTCGTCGGCTCCGGTATCTTCGGTGCCGAGGACCCCGTCGAGATGGGCAACGCCATCGTCGAGGCCGTCAACAACTGGGACGACCCCGAGACGCTCGCCGAGATCGCCTCCGGCATCGGCAAGGGGATGAAGGGCCAGTCGAACACCGACATGAAGGACGAGGAGAAGCTGCAGGGCCGCGGCGTCTAG